The sequence TTTTTGCTAGTGGGGCAATTATCCATTTTTTTGCAAAGGTCATCATTTTGACGGCCTAACTGAATCATTGCGAATATGGATCCGTTATTCGCGGCTGCTTCATACCAATGCAGCGCTTCGGGCGTCATATATCGATTGCGCTTCCGAAGAGCTTCACCTAAATAATATTGTGAATCTGTATTGCCGGATTTTGCTTCCTTTTCTAGTTGCGGAATGGCATTGTCGATTTTTAGTTGGTTGTACAGGACGATCCCACGGCTTTGTTTTGTGGCTGTCTGGTTTTCTGAGTTGGAGGCATGCGTTTCCGCGCTCAAAGTCGGAGAGCAAATAAAGGCCAGGATAAGTAGCGAGCGAAATGCCCGGAGGATGTTCATTTTTTTGTTGTGCTCATTAATAGTTTCTTAGAAGCGGTGTTGCTCCGCTGGTGGAGTAATTCGGGCGGGGAACAAAGTTTTTCTGGCAATAATCTGAAAGGTTCGCACCAAGCAGTTTTACATGGTTGTTGTAACGATTCCGCGTGCTGTTGCTTTGTTTGTCTAGCAAATTTTGAACGCCCTCTGCCATGAAGCTATCTAAAGCAGATTTGTTCTTGCAGTAATCCTGCTCTGAGTCGGTAGATTTGATGCCGAACTCATTCATCGACATACACGCTAGTTCAAATTGGCTTTGTGCTTTGTCAATGGTGTTGTTTTTTTGTGCATTTTTTACGATCCAGCCTAAAATTCGTTCAATTGCTTTCTGCTGGAGTGCATGAGCCTCCGATTGTGAATATGCCCGCTTTGCACCTTCACTGTTGATAGAAAATAGCTCAGGAGGGCTAATTAACGTCCTAAGCAGCGGCCCCAGTGCGCTAGGGATTGCATTAACAAACCAGTCTTCTAGTTCATTTTGGTTACCGTATTCCACAATTGCATCCGCAATCGGACCACCCTTGCCACTACGAGTCAAAGCCTGATAAAGATTCATCACAACATCCCAACGCAGCATATACGCCATCGTCACACTCAACCCGGCAGCGCCCAATGCGTTTAGCGCAGATGCATATTCACCCGCTTCAGGTTCCATCCACTCGACTTTACGGCCTTTGGTCTTATGCAACTCCTTGCGGTACAAGTTGATAAGGTCAACTACTGCCTCATAACCAACTTCGAATTTAAAGCTACCGTTAGCACCAGGACCCAGCACTACCGCCGCTTTCAAGTTCAAAATAAACCGCCCCTTATCCAGAGACACCTGCGCTGTTCCCTGAAAGCCTGCGCCTAATGCCACCCCCACGGAGCCGCTCAGCTTGGCCATTGTCAGCCATGGATTCGCGCTTTTCGCGTCTTTAGCGCTGCCAACGCCCATCGTTGGCGCGGTGCGCAGGGCGACGAGTTCTTTAGGCGGTGCCCAGTTCATTACTCCGGTGAGTTCAATCGCGGCTTGCAAGCCTCCAAACACGTTGAAACTGGCTTTTGCGCCGTTTTCGACTTGCACTTTGGCGAAGCGTCCGCCTCGCAGTTGATCTGTGCTTTTGGAATCGGCGTAGGTGCCGGATTTCGACTGGTGTTCAAGATCGGGAGTAGGGCTGTTGTCACCGCTGTCGGCCTTGGCTTGTTTGGCGGCGGCGTGATCGGCACGTTCTTCTTTTGCGGAGGCATCTTCACGCTGTGCGCGTTTTACCGGGCTCAGTGACGCCCCGTACTTGACGTTGCCGAAGATCGGGCTCAACTCGACGCTGCCGGCTAGCAGCAACGATGCTCCGGCGTAGCCCCATGCCTTCACACCAAAGTGGAAGGAGAAGCGGCCGAAATTCATTTTTTGCGGGCTGCCGTCCAGGAGGTAATCAAGCGTGATTTCTTGAGCACTGGCTTTGGCAGGCATGTCGACTTTCATCAACTGAACTTCGCCACGGGCCAAGTCCAGGCTCAAGCCCATCTCGCCAGATATCTGGAAGCCCTCGGCGGCGGACATTTTCGGGCCTTCGAGCTTTACTTCGCCGTGAATGTTTGGCTGTGGAGGTGTCAGGCAACGGACCAATTGCGCCTGAGGGCTGGCATCAAAAAGTCTTACTTTGCCGCGCACACTTTTCTTGAACACCAGTTGCTGAAGGTGTTCGCCCCAGTTGGTCAGGGTCGCGTCGTCTTCCAGTTCAGTGACCTCATAGCCTTGCTTTTTCAAGTAAGCATAAAAGTCTTTGGCTTTGAACCAGCCTTTTCCATCGAAACAGTCGCCGACCTGATCGCTGAATTTTATTGCGCCCTGATCTAGAAGCCATTGGCGGAACGAGTTGATTTCGCTGTTTTTATCGGAGCCTTCGGTAGCGTCCGCGGGCAAACTTTCAGTTACCTTTTTTATTGAACCGACTGCTTTTTTTGAATCCTCTTTCAGGATCTTTTTTGCGTCTTTCAGGTTCGCCATGCTGAACCAGCCCAGGGGCGTACCCTTGGCATCCGAAAGACTGACTTCACGCAGCGGAAAGCCCGGTTTCACCATGCGGTCGACCGGTTTTGGCTGGAACTCTTCCGGGTCCCAAATCAGATAACGCGCAGGCTTGCTGTTGCTGACATTGCTTTGGGCTTTTGCTTGAAGGTCGTCTTTGGTCTTTTGCAGGCTATCCCATTTGGTCCGTTCCACATCAACCAGGCCCGCCGGCGCTTGGGCGTTCTGGCCTGTTGCCTCGATCCAGCGTTTGTATTTCTCTTGAAGCTGCGCTGTAACTTCCGCCTGCTCTTTCTCGGTATCCAGATACAGTTTGAACTGCTCGATACCGGAAGGAAGGCCGTCACTGATCAAAGCGAATTCTGGAAGTGCAATGCCGTATTCAGACGCTTTGATAATGGATTCAGTGTAAGCATGGTAATCAAGCGCATCGGCGTTTTTGTGGAGCGTCAAGACATACCCGACCAGATCGGCGGTGCAGTCATTCATGCCGCTGCAGATGTTTTCGTAACTTTTCTTCTTTTCCGCCAAAGCTTTGGCCACGTCCTCCAGCGGAACCTGCTTGAAGTCTTTGTTGCCGAGGAATTTTTTGCGAGCCTCCAGATAAGCTTGCACGCGTGCGCGCGCTTCAATCGCCTCCTTGGAGTACAGCGAGCCGCTTTCGTAGGTGTAGCCTTCCAGCTTCGCAGCCGCTACCGCTTCTTTTTTCAGCGCATGCCATTCGGCCCTCCGCTTGTAAAAGTCGGCATAGGCTTTGTGGACGTCCTGGTCAGTAGCCAGGTCTGCCGTTAGACGGTCCATGCGCGATTGCGCGGTGTCCTCTTGTGGAGACTGTGCAGGAGCCGCTGCCGGTTTGTTTCCGTTAGCTTCGTTTTGCCTCTTTTTGGCGGTGGCGGGATCGATTTCGATCTCATCCCCCATCGCTTCAAATTCTTCCATACGTGTACGCTTCGCGCCCGTGAGGAAGTTGCTCAACTTGGGCTCAAGGAAGTATTCCAGCAAACCCGATTCCTGCAGCCCATTCAGGCGTGCATCACGTGGTTTGCTGGGGGCAATCATTTTATCCAGCGCGAACATCGATTCTTTGATGGCAGACTTTGCCCGCTCAGGGAGCAGCCAGAACTCTTGTTCCTCAGTGGCATAAATCGCGCTGGCAAACTTTTTAGAACACGGAGTTGCGTGGGGTTTGAAGGTCTTTGAACTCTGATCAGGAGTGTCCTTGACCGGATCCAGTTCAACCAGGTCCTCAGCGGAGCACTGAGTGGGCGCTTCCGGGGCTGCCTGCGCAGGCGCTTGCGGCGCGGCGGCCGGCTGAGCGGCAGGCGGGGCGCCCGCTTGAGCGCTTTTTGGCACGCTCAGATTCCAGCCGACTTTGACGTTATCCGCATTGGTGATGAAGGGATTGAGCTGGCGAAGTTGCGCCACGGTGCTGTTGTAGCGCGAAGCGATCTGGCCCAGGGTTTCGCCGGGCATAACGGCGTGATTCGTGATTTCCATGGTGATTCCGTTCTGTTGTCGCGTCGCCCTAACGTTGGGCGACGGCGGCTGATTCCAGGAGCCGATCTACTTTGATAAACGACTCGTCCTTAGATTGCAGGATCGCCATGATCTCAGGCTGTGTCTCAAATAGCGGACCGTTCACGGCATGGCCAAGCTTGAGCAGGTGATCACCGTCATAAATATTGCTTTTGAGCAGCAGGTCGAGGTTGTCAGCGATGTCGTTCAAGCGCTCATCGTCTGGCTCTTCAAACGCTGCGTATTCCTCATCCACCCAATAAACCCATCCCAGACGCGCTTGAACTTGCGCGGCTGCCTCGGGAAGGTTGAACGCCGCTTTATCACCAAGCCACGTCGATTCCTCGTTGGCTTTCCAGGCCAACCATGGACCGCGCTGCTGACCGAAATGTATCGGCGCAGGGCAGTAGACAGCGCTCCAGCAACCCAGCAACTGGTCGAAGGTTTTCCCTGCTGTATAAGTCAGCGCTGCCCACAGACTCGGTTTGTGAAAGCTCAACAAGCTCTGCCCACCTGAACCGTCATTGGCTCGGAGCAACCAGCGCGCATGAGCCAATGCTTGTTCAGGATCAGGTGTTGAGATTGCAATTCCCGAAAAGCGTTCCTCACAAAGTTTTGCCGCTACGTTTGCCACTTTGCTGCCCCGAGGGGCCACCAGCCACAACGGGCCATCAGGAATCTCGGCGAAGTCGGTGCTGAAAAACAGCCCTTGGGAAACCACCGGTTCGCCTACTCGGTAGAGTTGACTCAAGGCTTCTGGCTGGAGTCCCTGGTCAATGATGAAGCAGAGCGATTCGCTCGCAGTCGGCAGGTCCGAGAAGTTGTAGCGAGGCTCTGCCAGCAGAGCGCTCAGCGCTTTTACATGCATGTGCAATCCTTACGGCTGCAAGCGCCGTTACTCTGTTTTCCGCACAACGGTGTGATACCTGACTCATTCAGGCGGGCGGGGAGTGGTGCTTTACCAGCCTTATCCGCATCCGCTACCTTCATCGGTCCCGGCAGCAATGGTGCCGCAGGCGTCCCGACCCCAGGCGAGCCGCCGGTATTGATCTTCACCTCGGCCCCGCTGATGGTCACGCCACCCGCATCGACCTTGACGAAACTCCCGCCCGCCTTGGCCGTGAGCTCCATTGCGCCTTCGACCACAACCTTCTGGCCGGCGTAGTAATGGATTTCTGACCCAGCCTCAACAAACTGCGCAGTCCCCACCTTCAGATGCTGCGTCACACCCACCGTCAGGTGATCATCCGCACGCATCTCGCTAATCCGATCCAGATGCGTAATCCGGTGCTCTTCAACCTTGAACTCGCTCAGCGTGTTGGCTTCAACGGTGTCATGTCGTTCGTTGCCGACGCGAATCTTCTGATCGTGCTCAATGTTCTCATCCCAGTCGCGCTGGGCGTGGATGTAGATCTGCTCTACACCTTTCTTGTCCTCGATACGGAATTCGTTGTAGCCCTTGCCGCCCGGTGAGCTCAGGGTCTTGAACGTGCTGCGGGTTTTGTTTGCCGGCAGGTCGTAGGGGACGACGTTTTCCTTGTGGTACAGGCATCCGGTGACCAATGGCTGATCGGGATCGCCTTCAAGGAAGGTGACGAGGACTTCCATGCCGATGCGCGGGATGGCGATGCCGCCGTACGCTGCGCCGGCCCAGCCGCTGGCGACGCGCATCCAGCAGGTGGTTTTGTCGTTGGATTGCCCGTCGCGGTCCCAGTGGAATTGCACTTTGATGCGGCCGTACTGGTCGCAGTGGATTTCTTCGCCTGCGGGGCCGGTGACGACGGCGGTCTGGCTGCCGAGGACTTGCGGTTTCGGGTGTTCAAGGGCAGGGCGGTAGTGTGCGTCCCACGGGGTGGCGAGGAAGCTGTTGCGGTAGCCCTGGTGGAAATCGCTTTTGTTGTCGGTGACGTCGCTTGTGACGTTTTCGCCGAGCACTTGCGGCTGTTTGCCTTCGTGGAAGACTTCCAGCAGCAGCCACAGGTCGTTCCACTCGGCGCGCGGGTGTTCGGCGAGTGTGAGGAAATGGCCGCTGGTGAGGGTTGGTTCGTCACCTTTGCCTTCGGCGAGTTTGTAGTCGCTGCGATGGCGTTCGAGGGCGCGGGTGGAGAGGAACTTGCCGCGCTCTCGAGTGGTGAAGCGGCCGGGGTAGTCGTAGTCCTCGAGGTCCGGGGCGAACTCGGTTTTGACCGCGCCTTCGGGGAGGATCTTCGGTTTTTCGAAGTCGTAGTCGCGGCGGCTGACGCGGGTGGTGCGGGTTTCCAGGCGCAGGTTGAAGCGCTTGATCACCGGTTTGTCGGCGGCCATGCCGGAGTCTTGCTGGTAGCTCACCGGTTTCAGCTTGCGGAACACGGTCTGGTCGTCGCCAAACACCAGTTTGTGGCCGCTGCTGCTGTGCTGGAAGTGGAAGTGAATGCCTTCTTCTTCGCACAGGCGCTGGATGAAATGCAGATCGGATTCGTCGTACTGCACGCAGTATTCGCGTTCCGGGTACTCGGCGCCGAGCTGGAAGCTGTAGGCGTCGGCGAGGATGCCGCGATCCTCCAGCACCTGGGCGATGATCTTCGGCACGGTCAGTTGCTGGAAAATCTGCTGATCGTGGTTGTGCCGCAGGTAGGCCAGTTGTGGCACCAGGCTGAGGCTGTAACGGGTCAGGGTTTTGCCGGAGTCGCCTTGCTCGATGCGATAGACCAGACCGTGGATCTTGCCTTCGCCGGTCGGGCCGAAAGTCAGGACGCCGGGCTTGTGCAGCAGCTCTTCGAGTTTGAGGTCGGGGCGGGCGCTGACGAGTTCGAGGTCGAAACGGAACGGTTCGTTGAGGGCTTCGCGACCAGTGAAGCTGAGGACTTGCAGGTCGGCGTTGGCGCCTTCAAGCGTGAGGGTGATGTGGGTTGCGTTGGCGTCCAGCATGCCTTGAATTCCGTCCGTTGAATAAGCAGGTGACGGATGATGGAGGATTAAGCGGCCTCGTTCAAGGCACAAAAGCCGTAGGTCTGGCAGGTTTGCGGTATAGGGAAAACCCTTAGATGGGGTGTTTGGCCTAATGAAACCGGGTGTTTAGTGCGAATTGGCGTTGATCGCCGGCAACTTTTCCCACGATCCAGGGTTGAAGAATCCTCAGTCAGATTCAGACTAAAGTCGCCTGTAGCACGTCAAAGCCATCTGCCATCATTGCCGCTCACCCCTGCGTGTTCACTTTCTCCTGGTTCAATCTGACCCGGGACGGGAGCTATTTTTCTGGCTTGTTGCGCGCTTGCGCAAACGCTGCATTGTTGGAGTTTTTCATGCGTCCCCCATTTTCCCTCATCACCCCGCGCCAGTTGTTTGGCTTCGGAGCCGTTGTGCTGTGTGCAGGTTTTACCGCACAGGTTCAGGCCAGCGGATTCCTAGAAGACACCACGGCGAAAATCGAATCGCGCACGGTGTACTTCAACCGCGATTTCCGTGATGGGAGCACCTCGAACGCTCAGGGCGCCTCCAAGCGTGAAGAGTCGGCGCAGGGCTTTATTCTCAATCTGCAATCGGGCTACACCGAAGGTACGGTGGGTTTTGGTATCGATGCGCTGGGCATGCTTGGTTTTCAACTCGATTCCAGCCCGGACCGCAGCAACAGCGGCTTGCTGCCTTCCAGCGGCAACGATCCGCGCGGCTCGAAAGGCCAGTACGCGAAAATGGGCCTGACCGCCAAAGTGAAGGTTTCGGACACCGTGCTGAAGTACGGTGCGCTGCTGCCGGATCTGCCGCTGCTGAAATACAACGACGGTCGTTTGCTGCCGACCATGTTCAATGGCGCGATGCTCACTTCTAAAGAGCTGAAAGACCTGACCTTCATGGCCGCGCGCCTGGACAAGTACACCGCGCGCGATTCCACTGATTCGCAAGACATCCGCGTGCACTGCAAGAACAAGCGCTACGCCTGCAACACCACCGCCGACCATTTCGACATGTACGGCTTCGATTACAAGATCAACGATCGCCTGACCGCGCAGTATCACTACGCCGAACTGGAAGACATTTATCGTCAGCACTTTGTCGGGCTGTTGGGTAATCAACCGTTAGCTGGCGGTGTACTTAAAGCGGATCTGCGTGTGCTGAAAAGTGCCGACAGCGGTGATGCCAAGGCCGGTTCCATCGATAACCGCGCGTTGAGCGGCATGTTGTCCTATGCGCACAGCGGCCACACGTTCAGCGCCGGTTGGCAGCGCATGAACGGCGACAACTCGATGCCGTACCTCGATGGCAGCAATCCGTATCTGGTCAACTACGTGCAGGTCAACGACTTCGCCGCCGCGCAGGAACGTTCCTGGCAACTGCGTTATGACTATGACTTCAAGGCCATTGGTATTAATGGTTTGAGTTTCCTGACCCGTTATGTGAACGGTGATCACATCAAGGTGTTGGGCAGTGATCAGGAAGGCAAGGAGTGGGAACGCGACAGCGAGTTGAAGTATGTGATTCAGACGGGCACGTTCAAGGATGTGAGTCTGCGTTTGAGGAATGCTACGTATCGCACCAATTATGAGAAGTTTGCCCGGGATGTGGATGAGACACGGTTGATTGTGAGTTATAGCTTTTCGGTGTTGTAAGGCGTGGAGTTGTAGCGTCTGATCGACTGCTTTCGCGAGCAGGCTCGCTCCCACATGGGTTCAATGCCGGACACAACATCTGTGTTCACTGAAGATCTATTGTGGGAGCGAGCCTGCTCGCGAAGGCGTCCTTACAACCAATGCCAGAACCGGCTCCAGAACCCCCGATTCAAATCCTCCTTGCACCCGGCATACTGCCGCGCATACACATCCGAACGGTTCTGCACTTTGCGCGCCGTTGGCATCAGCCAGGCTTTGCTCGCGTAAGTCTTGTTGCGGAAGCCGCCCCAGCCTTCGTGGTAGTTGAGGTACTGGTTATAGGCGTCGTACTTGTAGACGCCGTTGATCGAATAGGATTTGTCCATGTACCAGCCGACAAAGTCGATGGCGTCGTCGAAGTCTTCGCGATCGGCGCCGCTGCGGCCGGTGCTTTTCTGGTAGTCGGCCCAGACTTCATCTTTGGCTTGCGCATAACCCGAGGCGGTCGAGACGCGGCCCCACGGGATCACCCACAGCAGGTATTTGCGCGGGGTCTTGGCGTCGTAGCGGTAGCCGGATTCCTGATACATGATCGCGAAGGGCACCTGAATCGGTACGCCCCAGCGCTTTTGCGTGACTTGCGCAGCGTCGTACCAGTCGCTTTTTTCGCGGAAGATTTCGCAGATGTCTTCCGGCGAGCGGGGCGGCGAGGTGCCGCACCCGCTCAGTAGCGTTGCCAGTGTCAGTAGTCCAAGCGTCTGCCTGTAATTCAAAAGCCGTTATCCCGTCGTGCGCAAAAAGGCCGACAGTTTACGCGCTCAGCTCAATTGATGACGATAGGGCAAATCCGGGCCAGTCTTGCTGCAGGTCAGTGCGGCGGCTTGTACGGCGAACTTGAGCATGGCGTCGATCTGCGCGCGAGCGAGTTGCTGCACGCCTTCGACTGAATCCAGACCCTGTTCGGTCAACCAGGTGATCAGTGCGGCCTGGAAGGTGTCACCGGCGCCAACGGTATCGGCAATCTTTATCGAGGCTGCCGGGACTGACCATGTGCCGTGTTGGCGGCTGAATACAGTGGCGCCGTCGCCGCCCCGGGTGAGGAAGACGACCTGGCAGCGGTGTTCGAGCCAGCCTTCGATCACGCGCTGCGGGTCCTGTTCGGGGTAGAGCAGGCTCAAGTCTTCGTCGCTGACCTTGATCAGATCGGCCAGTGGCACCAGCGTCGCGATGCGTTCGCGCCACAGGTCGATGTTCGGCTCGGGATTGAGGCGTACGTTCGGGTCGAGGGTGATCAGGAGTTTGCCGCTTTCACGTTGCACCAGGGTCAGCAAGGTGTCGCCGATCGGCTGCACCACCAGCGAGAATGAGCCAATGTGCAAGCCGCGAACATCCGGCCCCAGCGCTGGCAGATGCGCAAGACTCAGTTGCCGATCGGCACAGCCTTCACCGCGAAAGCTGTAGTGCGGCGAGCCATTGGCACCGACGGCGACCATGGCCAGCGTGGTCGGCGCGGCGAAATCCACCAGATAGTCCGGGCGCACACCTTCATCCTGCAGCACTTGCTGCAAGCGGCGGCCAAGGTAGTCGGTGGACAGTCCGCCAAACAAGGCCGAGTCCACGCCCAAACGGCGCAAACCGACGGCGACGTTGAACGGCGAGCCGCCGGCAATCGCCTTGAAATTCACTTTCGAAGCCAGACCGCTGGCGTCGTCTTCGCTGAAGAAATCAAACAGGGCTTCGCCACACACCAAATACATAATTGTTTGCTCTTTATAGGGTTGCGACATGCTGTTGATAGCGTTCATAGGCCTGCTGGAACGCCGCAACGTTGGCGGCAATCGGCAGGGTTTCACTGCTGGAATCAAGTTTCACGCAGCGCTGGCACAGGTCGGCGAGGGTGTCTTCGTGGCCGTTCGACCAGGATTTGCACCATGCCGCTTGAATCGCTGCGCCAAGGGCGGCGGCTTCGCTTTGTTCGGTGCAGATCACCGGGGTGTTCATGATGTCGGCGACGATCTGCCGCCACACCGCGCTTTTCGAACCGCCGCCGATCAGGCAAATGCTGCGGCTTTGTAAACCATTCTGGCGGAGCAAATCCAGTCCGTAGCGCAAACCGAAGGTGGTGCCTTCGACGGCGGCGCGGCACAGATTGGCCTGAGTCAGGTTGTCCAGCGTCAA comes from Pseudomonas sp. RU47 and encodes:
- a CDS encoding LysM peptidoglycan-binding domain-containing protein encodes the protein MEITNHAVMPGETLGQIASRYNSTVAQLRQLNPFITNADNVKVGWNLSVPKSAQAGAPPAAQPAAAPQAPAQAAPEAPTQCSAEDLVELDPVKDTPDQSSKTFKPHATPCSKKFASAIYATEEQEFWLLPERAKSAIKESMFALDKMIAPSKPRDARLNGLQESGLLEYFLEPKLSNFLTGAKRTRMEEFEAMGDEIEIDPATAKKRQNEANGNKPAAAPAQSPQEDTAQSRMDRLTADLATDQDVHKAYADFYKRRAEWHALKKEAVAAAKLEGYTYESGSLYSKEAIEARARVQAYLEARKKFLGNKDFKQVPLEDVAKALAEKKKSYENICSGMNDCTADLVGYVLTLHKNADALDYHAYTESIIKASEYGIALPEFALISDGLPSGIEQFKLYLDTEKEQAEVTAQLQEKYKRWIEATGQNAQAPAGLVDVERTKWDSLQKTKDDLQAKAQSNVSNSKPARYLIWDPEEFQPKPVDRMVKPGFPLREVSLSDAKGTPLGWFSMANLKDAKKILKEDSKKAVGSIKKVTESLPADATEGSDKNSEINSFRQWLLDQGAIKFSDQVGDCFDGKGWFKAKDFYAYLKKQGYEVTELEDDATLTNWGEHLQQLVFKKSVRGKVRLFDASPQAQLVRCLTPPQPNIHGEVKLEGPKMSAAEGFQISGEMGLSLDLARGEVQLMKVDMPAKASAQEITLDYLLDGSPQKMNFGRFSFHFGVKAWGYAGASLLLAGSVELSPIFGNVKYGASLSPVKRAQREDASAKEERADHAAAKQAKADSGDNSPTPDLEHQSKSGTYADSKSTDQLRGGRFAKVQVENGAKASFNVFGGLQAAIELTGVMNWAPPKELVALRTAPTMGVGSAKDAKSANPWLTMAKLSGSVGVALGAGFQGTAQVSLDKGRFILNLKAAVVLGPGANGSFKFEVGYEAVVDLINLYRKELHKTKGRKVEWMEPEAGEYASALNALGAAGLSVTMAYMLRWDVVMNLYQALTRSGKGGPIADAIVEYGNQNELEDWFVNAIPSALGPLLRTLISPPELFSINSEGAKRAYSQSEAHALQQKAIERILGWIVKNAQKNNTIDKAQSQFELACMSMNEFGIKSTDSEQDYCKNKSALDSFMAEGVQNLLDKQSNSTRNRYNNHVKLLGANLSDYCQKNFVPRPNYSTSGATPLLRNY
- a CDS encoding DUF4123 domain-containing protein — its product is MHVKALSALLAEPRYNFSDLPTASESLCFIIDQGLQPEALSQLYRVGEPVVSQGLFFSTDFAEIPDGPLWLVAPRGSKVANVAAKLCEERFSGIAISTPDPEQALAHARWLLRANDGSGGQSLLSFHKPSLWAALTYTAGKTFDQLLGCWSAVYCPAPIHFGQQRGPWLAWKANEESTWLGDKAAFNLPEAAAQVQARLGWVYWVDEEYAAFEEPDDERLNDIADNLDLLLKSNIYDGDHLLKLGHAVNGPLFETQPEIMAILQSKDESFIKVDRLLESAAVAQR
- a CDS encoding type VI secretion system Vgr family protein, with translation MLDANATHITLTLEGANADLQVLSFTGREALNEPFRFDLELVSARPDLKLEELLHKPGVLTFGPTGEGKIHGLVYRIEQGDSGKTLTRYSLSLVPQLAYLRHNHDQQIFQQLTVPKIIAQVLEDRGILADAYSFQLGAEYPEREYCVQYDESDLHFIQRLCEEEGIHFHFQHSSSGHKLVFGDDQTVFRKLKPVSYQQDSGMAADKPVIKRFNLRLETRTTRVSRRDYDFEKPKILPEGAVKTEFAPDLEDYDYPGRFTTRERGKFLSTRALERHRSDYKLAEGKGDEPTLTSGHFLTLAEHPRAEWNDLWLLLEVFHEGKQPQVLGENVTSDVTDNKSDFHQGYRNSFLATPWDAHYRPALEHPKPQVLGSQTAVVTGPAGEEIHCDQYGRIKVQFHWDRDGQSNDKTTCWMRVASGWAGAAYGGIAIPRIGMEVLVTFLEGDPDQPLVTGCLYHKENVVPYDLPANKTRSTFKTLSSPGGKGYNEFRIEDKKGVEQIYIHAQRDWDENIEHDQKIRVGNERHDTVEANTLSEFKVEEHRITHLDRISEMRADDHLTVGVTQHLKVGTAQFVEAGSEIHYYAGQKVVVEGAMELTAKAGGSFVKVDAGGVTISGAEVKINTGGSPGVGTPAAPLLPGPMKVADADKAGKAPLPARLNESGITPLCGKQSNGACSRKDCTCM
- a CDS encoding OprD family porin — translated: MRPPFSLITPRQLFGFGAVVLCAGFTAQVQASGFLEDTTAKIESRTVYFNRDFRDGSTSNAQGASKREESAQGFILNLQSGYTEGTVGFGIDALGMLGFQLDSSPDRSNSGLLPSSGNDPRGSKGQYAKMGLTAKVKVSDTVLKYGALLPDLPLLKYNDGRLLPTMFNGAMLTSKELKDLTFMAARLDKYTARDSTDSQDIRVHCKNKRYACNTTADHFDMYGFDYKINDRLTAQYHYAELEDIYRQHFVGLLGNQPLAGGVLKADLRVLKSADSGDAKAGSIDNRALSGMLSYAHSGHTFSAGWQRMNGDNSMPYLDGSNPYLVNYVQVNDFAAAQERSWQLRYDYDFKAIGINGLSFLTRYVNGDHIKVLGSDQEGKEWERDSELKYVIQTGTFKDVSLRLRNATYRTNYEKFARDVDETRLIVSYSFSVL
- a CDS encoding transglycosylase SLT domain-containing protein; this encodes MNYRQTLGLLTLATLLSGCGTSPPRSPEDICEIFREKSDWYDAAQVTQKRWGVPIQVPFAIMYQESGYRYDAKTPRKYLLWVIPWGRVSTASGYAQAKDEVWADYQKSTGRSGADREDFDDAIDFVGWYMDKSYSINGVYKYDAYNQYLNYHEGWGGFRNKTYASKAWLMPTARKVQNRSDVYARQYAGCKEDLNRGFWSRFWHWL
- a CDS encoding carbohydrate kinase family protein; translation: MYLVCGEALFDFFSEDDASGLASKVNFKAIAGGSPFNVAVGLRRLGVDSALFGGLSTDYLGRRLQQVLQDEGVRPDYLVDFAAPTTLAMVAVGANGSPHYSFRGEGCADRQLSLAHLPALGPDVRGLHIGSFSLVVQPIGDTLLTLVQRESGKLLITLDPNVRLNPEPNIDLWRERIATLVPLADLIKVSDEDLSLLYPEQDPQRVIEGWLEHRCQVVFLTRGGDGATVFSRQHGTWSVPAASIKIADTVGAGDTFQAALITWLTEQGLDSVEGVQQLARAQIDAMLKFAVQAAALTCSKTGPDLPYRHQLS